atcgtcaaattttagttCCATATATTGATACCTACCCATTAGAATCTTTTTCAGGTGGTTCGGttagtatacaccgtgtttttttgatttccgttaatttcaaaggTGCGTTCCTgaccttaaattaagtaactttctcaaagacaccggtattctaattatctccatttcggagataatcaataatgtatttttatcgtatacggccctacgagcgtgtacacttgccatAAGGCGTGTtttcatattgattagtgtttactaCGAATGTATTACATTTGCTATTAaacgtaagtacctattatCTCGGACTTTTGATTTTCgatatgacattgatatgtcagttttcaattgtttggttgagttaaatgtaggtaatacctaaattacaaaaacgctatatgcaacatttactatttaaaaaaaatcaaaaatacgaaaaaaaaaaaacaaaaaatatactttttcgAAAAATttctatgccatttagttttcttaaacgtacttacttatgccccgaagttaacggaattcaataaaaacacggtgtatagtagATTTTGGTGCTCTGACCgacttacatttatttttttaacagtcAAGTTACaccatgaaattaaaaatttctcCGAAACTATTAATTTTCACTGATCATACTTGGGGATAATAGATCTGTAGCGGTTAAGGTATTTTAACTTCCTTAGCGTTATTCGCACTAAAAGCGACACCGTGTATAAAATTGGGGGTCTGATGCGATCAATAAAAGATTTTAGGCGACTTACTTATTTTAGTATGAAGAAACTGCCCATGGCAAAAACACGAGTCGCTATACTAAGTATCATACGAATTCCTGTGTATACGGTGTATACCCACTAATATGGCTAAGTTAAAGTTGAGGTTGTCCTCTCACCGTGTGTTGACCAAGTCTCCCATGTAAATGGTGTGAGCGGAGCGGGCAGGGTGCCTCGCCCAGGTGTCGTAATCCGGCGCGAACGCGCTCGGGAAGGCCGTGGGCGACTGTATTGACTCCACGAACAGCCGCCAAGAGCGATCGTGGCTGCACAGGTCTGGAATGTGCAGTTATCACTATCGatatttatactttatactCTTTATAAATAGCGAGAATTAAGAGTCTTACAAGATCAAGTGGTTTCTGATACCTGAGGTTGAATTTTTTGAGGCAAATCTTTTCCTTATTGGCTTTAGGTACCCTCCTCCATGCCCCACATATTATCTATGTTCCTTTTTTATTTCCAAGCTCTCCTGCAACTTgccttcggcctcgcacgaAAGTGCGCCGTAACCAAACGGACTTCGGCCATAAGAGTCGGATTAAGAGCGAAGTGTACCACGTGATCGTCTatgcaaaaagagaaaacgtttttccacttataaatattttccattctccatgagttttttgtatgttattgacacagtggaaaatttattcaaaattcaaattttgttatcgtttttagggttccgtagccaaatggcaaaaaacggaacccttatatattcgtcatgtccgtctgtctgtccgattatgtcacagcaaatttttttcatattttgcaatacattttttttaaaaagctagACCCTTTAAACGTAGAATATataatgctgaagcgatcgacatcaaaatcaaagtgaatcGTTAAGAtctagttagtggaaaacgttttctttcgacatggaatttcatacaacataccgttatttcgctaggatggcaaagctattcttccctcttaaagtaGGCCGTTGTTTCAATTCCAAGCTCTGTTCTGTGGATTTCAAGCTCCGCTATGCTGCAGCTCGGCATTGGGCCTTCCATAGGAACGCGCTGCGACCAGCCCTGGGTGGATCTCGACCTTCGGCCTTTTTGACACATTTGTCCATGACCAACGGTTGGTTCATGACCAAGTTTCGTTCTCCTGAAGGTCCGTCTCCGCCACAAGACGTTTTACGTAAACCATTGTGACTGCGTTCctatttcttttttgttttgggGGTTTTCATAAGGAAACCGCCCGGGTGTCAGCTTGCCCTACGCCGCCACTGAACCTTACTAATGTACAATTATGCGTGAAAACAAGCCCTTCGCTTCTGCAGCCAGCAATTAGGAGTCAAATACCTACTATgattgtggctatttttttttctttagataGACGTAAGTAACAAATATTATGAGCCAATCGCATTAAGTGTTTTCTGGTTAAAGTGCCCATATTCTGCAAAGCATAGGTATCCTTGTATATTTCAACAATAGGTatctgggtgaatcaactttttcttgtcacttGTTGCCATAGTTACAATCACGTGTGTCTTAATACCTTGTATGGTatttaaggtgccgtaggttcagggaggggagtttttgaaaaatcgtaccgctttttagaTAGCAAtatggttgccaaaaatttaagcAGCAATCTtgtggatattaaaattatttttcatgtatTAATAAGTCAAATAAAGGTTGTCATGTTTCGACACAATTTTCGAGGACACTttagtgacccgttttaaaataattttaatatgttcgaGTCTCACAGGAGTTTTATAGCTaaaatcttgaggattttcttcAGGGACATCAGAGATTCGAATCCTggttgactttcgctcgatagaaaaaatcacgtACATAGGTCTAAACTAAAagcttaatataatatatatgatatgaaaattgcttctaaaaatgttcaattttatttttgagggatcTCTGCGATtactgttttctttttttaacttacaacaaattaatattcaaaACATGGATATTATTCATGATTACGCACAGTGGGACTGAGAGAAGAACCcgaacctacggggccttaaaataaccatacttacatttttatggCAGTAATAAACTTTTTCCATAATTGGTCATCTGCATATGAGTACAACGGGAGAGTGGGCCACAATGGATCACTTTAAATTTCAGTTATTGCAAACGGTCCACTGTTACTCTTGATTCACTGTACCCCACTCTCTCCTATAAAATTTCTTCtatcaaacttaaaaaaaaaggtgaTCCACTCATCTACAGATTAACTTTAGGTATTTCTGTTGTTAAAGTATCAGCAGCTAGCAACGACTCTGtataattacatacaatttaactGAATTAACTTAGCATCCATCACCTTAGAAGCATTACCCCTCGTTAATAACACTGGGTCGTTCACCGGCTCGGGCGCCGAATGCAAAATATAGTTTCCAGGCAGCCGACAGTGTTTGCATGCTCCCAGTGTGATTTCGCCATTATTCGTTACCATGGCGCCCGAATTTTATAGTTACGGTTTCTACTGAACAGTAATAACCGAATTGGAATTTGCTTAGTAATAAAATCTTTAGTATTTCCTACACACGTAAATTCCCGCACACAGCCAATCTGCCTTGCAACATATTTAAGCTCGCCACCcgcaaatttaatatttatgtcagCATTCCTATAAGCGAAGCTTAGGCGCTTTTATTCTTGTGGTATAGTGAACTTACTACGCTGAGTTATTGTTCGCATCTTTTGCGTCCGTGTCATGTTCTGAATTTGCTCGGAGGTCAGATAATATTCGGCGAACTCAGAGTTACTATCGTCAAGATACTCTGAAAACGTAATTGTGTAGTGTCAGGATATTTGATCCAGAGGACTAAGGTAGTCATGTCATGTTGTCAATAACTTCATTTAAATATATGGGCACAAAAAACTGATGAACTatatcaaagataatttgaaatagatgtgTATAGTCAAAGAAAACTACGTAGCgatgtaaatttactgtcatatttcgacaaataattaaaacttttagaacgcgatttgactttgatccttattctttcactgatatgtgttcaatttgttaaatatcaaaaagtggcgccattttaccgggcactacctgaaggttatggcgccatcgctcaaaacgatgctactatacctttggcctttgacctattagatggcgccactttttgatatttaacaaatggaacacatatcagtgaaagaataaagatcaaagtcaaatagcgttctaaaagttttaattatgtgtcgtaagatggcagtaaatttacgtcgctacaaagttttcttcgacaatacacctctatttcaaattctctttgattataTTGTACCTAAATACTTTTCTTATCACAAAGTTAAGTTAAGTTGGCGTTATATACGAGACCAAGTTATTAATTGGACATAAATAATTTCTACACGATTGTGTAATTTTCGTGGTAATTACCTAGATAAAGGACTCTTTTTTAAGTACGCCGTAAAGAGTCATGCAGATGCCAAGCACCGTCAATTTAAAACAGGATTTCACTTGAGGGCTGAAATAGGTCGTAGGATTACGATACAAgagcgaaaagtaggaaattcgcaacgcgtggcgataaattaaaagacGATCGAAGGGAgggttttaaatcgacacgagttgcgaataacctattcgcacgtgtatcgtacaacgctttacagtacaaatggccctttaaattttcgacataggtaCGTAAAGTTCTAATTACCGCACTAGAGCGGGAAAGTAGGACCATACTCGTTTGTCCCGTAATAAAACCCATTTTCTAATATCTCATGGCATGCTTCCTCAAATAGTAAGAAATACAGGTGCATTATGAATTAAGAAgtattttgaataaatgtatgaatatttttatttcatgtactTAACCATATTACcatggacacatatttttattagcagtaagtacttactaactAACTTTGATACGGAAACGGGTGTCATGGACTATGGACTTGCTGCTTGATAATTTTCTCAGTAGCTACGTACCTATTGCATATTAATTGTGGTTATTAATATGTCAGGAATTATTAAGCAAAAATTTTGAATTCATTAAATTGCCAGTAATGAATAGTCCCTCGTAGGTATTAGTACTGAATGTAACTGGTGTTTACACTTTATAAGTATTACTTCGTGACTAATATTAgagtacatttattttataatgtacctactatgtCTGCATTACTCGTACTTTCAGATACGGTCTGCTTTAATTTGTAAGTGTAGTTTCATCTTGTGCGATTTGAAATAATCGTCTGGTCACGATTATGATAAATTGATAAAGATTAGGTACATTACCCGTTCAGTGGCTGTATGTTTCTGATGAAACATTGATTTCGGACcgtaaatctatcaattttgaTGCGTATCCATTTTACAAATAATGGCAATAGTTAAAGGGTTAAGTACTACAAGCGCTTGGTGTCAATGTGTTGCAATGAAATTTGGCCCTCGCTTCTGTGTATCTTCACACTGCGGATAGGGGAACCAGCTGCATCTACTATTACATTTGAGCATGGCTAGTGTAGTGTATTTTTATAACGATTTTACCTAGTGGTTACTCCAAGTCGCAAAGGAGTATTCCTAGAATAGGTGACGCATACATTAAGTATTTTCTCCTTATTGTACAGTAAAATATTTTGCCGGCTCATCTCCTACAACCTTTCATCTTAATCGATTCTTATGAATAGTTGGAAGAAATACTATGAATCCCGTTAAAAAGACAGGGTATAAGTAGATAGGTAGAGTCATGAATAGAATACCTTCTGGGCTGAACATGTCAAAGTCCCCATTGGGGCAGCCGGGCTGCGTGCCGCCGCTGCCAGCGTAGTTGGGCCAGAAGTCCACGGTGCCGGTGGAGGTGGTGGTGCCGTAGCCGCCGGGGTCGCTGTGGATGATGTCCACAAAGCGCGCGCACTTGCGATCTAGCCCGGCGCGCACGCCCAGCGAGCCCTCGAACAGAGCCCGTGCTGGATCTAAACCTGTGATTCTGATGTGCCAAGTTGTATTACAGTACAGAAGCCCAAGTAAGTGTTAACAGAAGATCTGGGTGAGGCGCATGAAGTAAGCAATTCATAACTTTAAactgtataggtacctacattgacatcggtatacatttttttttcatcacaccagctggtaaagtcTCTCTTGATTGTTCGAAACTTTGAGCTGTTTCCTTATggtggctggtagaattgacttaatttttttttataaataatgattttgaagtgtaaatattgaataacattcatttggaattgatttggtttgatattttacagtgagtattttccttgcgtttgttgtggtgaaaatttttgtgtttcactcggtggataattttttttaccatcgTGCTTATACCCTCTCAACgatcaagattccacttttcgaaccattcgctacgctcgtggtttaatTTTGAATCCTTTCGCTTGCTCAATATTAGATTGAGTAGTTGTAGAGACActtggtatcaatattagcacgagagattaaacaacaactttgtccccttgtaaaacaaataactacttATGTGCCAGTCACAGAACTTGAATGCTTCCAAATGCCTTGTTATCAAAATACGTTTAACTAAGGCCGATCCAAGGATAATGATAAGAAATAAGTgagcaatataattatttattccgGAAAAAAACATCACGTTTAACATACGTTATTTGTAACCTTAAAAGAGCAAGGACAATGACTGCAACTCAAGATTCGTTACGCGTGACAAGAAAAcagtcttaaaaataaaataatcattagcAGTAGATAGGCAAACTCGTGAAGAAAACTGTTTTGTTCAGTCTTGACATAAACCGCCGCTCTGAATAACAATTACTTTTGTTCGTGAGAATCGTGAGTCAAGTGGATTATGTCATATAGTTACAACTTACCTTGCAACAACGTGGCCGTTTTCTCTGGCCCGCCTGCCAGCGTACCCCATCACGTGGGCACCCAAGGAATGTCCTAGGAGATGTAGTCGTGTCGTATTCATCCCAGCTCGGGCCAACATTGTAAGAGCTTTTCCCAAATCATCACCAACCTGTTTGAAAAAACTTCATTTAATTGCAGAACCTGTTATACTTACCCGCTACCTACATATATGTAACTTATTGCATAAAACATTGCCGAAATGTATCCTATCAAACTGGTTTATTACGCGTTTAACGTCCTAATcaccgatttttttaaataaaccaaCCATAAAttggataattattatttattattgcgtGTTGTGGGCCTTTTTGAGTGCCACgacgaccaagcagtgatctattgtggcCGCCCTCAAAAGTTCAtcactaatgcccgttgaatctagGAAATTCCTTATTCTTTGGGTCGTAcctaatgttctgtacctcataacTCATAAGATTGCAATACTTGCTGCCCTACGTGCGTACTTCTCTTTGACATTAGCGGTCCGCAGGAACAAAGAATCTGCACTGCAGTATCCTCTgtctcctggcagaacctgcatgtcgcgtcttgtttcttacCAATTacgcagtggcttacgtgagcgaataactcgcggcggcccaacggcattcgcgttcacaacgagatcgtccacgtaggacacttccataggtatcaaaggattgaattcacccgcgtcgtgccgcgccgcttcgcgttcgcgagttattcgctcacgtaagccgtgTTTGTTCTACTTGCAGTGTCCCGTCAGTATTCTTGTCACTGCACATGTTTGTTGTCTTTTGAGCTCTAGAAACTCtttagcagttttgctgttgaaccttTTGATTAGAGCTATCAAGTGTTCTTGTTCTCTGACtaacttccaccaatcgataGCTCTCGTTATTTCTAGTTTGTTAAGCACAGAATATGCCCCCCCGTTTAGTGATTCtgcagaacggttctgggctgACTAGGGGTGTATccgcgccctttctagcaagttcgtccgcttttTCGTTTCCGTCAATGAGTGcagagatgatgatgattaaacGGTGCCATAACTTTCTGTGTTCAAGATATATAGGTTGTTGACTTACAATTTTTGCATTAGGAACTGCCGAAAATACGTAAGTCATTGGCAGACCAAGTATTCCGACGTCAGCTTCCTTCTCCCAATCAAGGAGAACCACGTTCCTCTTTTTAGTGGCTAAGTAGGCCGAGAGGACGGCGGTGGTGGCCGGTCCCCCCACCTTGCCTCTGTAGCCGAATGTGAACACGATGGTCGGGTGGGCATGGTTGATGCATGTTGAATTAACCAGGAGTTGGGGCTTCGTCAGTGGAACCACTTCGAAGTTATCAAGTGTTCTGAAAAGAAATATACTTGATCAATCTTAAGTCAAAATATGTCTAGACTCCAAAGGAAGCATTGACCTCATGCGAGCACTGATATTATACAATTGTGTTCGTCTATTAATAAAATCCTGTTATATCTTTTTTAACAGTTAAAATGCGTAAAAATGTTTCTAAGAGCGAAACAAAATGTACCTATACCTTCATGGTATTTTAATCAACAGGCAGGCGTATTCGAATTTTAGTTATATAGAATAACTAAAATTCGATATGATGATGTTTTTAGTTGTAGAAATGTCactattgacactgacagatcagtatcatatcgaaTAGATAATTAAAATTCGAATATGCCTGAGAGTTATAGAAGCtacattaggtacctacaggTGTAATTCGATTTTGCATATTTTGCCTACGAGTTTCTATTTTTACGTGGCAATACTGGTTTTTTTACGGGTAATAGAAAATCAATATTGTTTCATtggttacaaaaaaatacaaacttcAAACTTGTACTCATGTCTTTAGAAACTTCCGTAAAAATGAAAGTGGCTCTTTCGACATCGGGGTGATCATGTCACTATTCCCCATAAGTGAAGTGAAGCCGTTACGGCCACGTTAGTCTGATTCGCCCAAGATTTATTTCCCTGCACTCGCGCACCCAACGGAAATACACGGCCACGCATACTACGTAATGTAACGTAAAAATTgcattgtttacttatattctAGGTTATCATTATCACCTACATAAGGCTTCATACAGGTCGGACGGGTTCTTTAACACACATTCCTGGTAAGTGGACATTATGTTCTAAGTAAGTCTTTACGAGTTTGTGCTCTTATTTATATCATCGCAGGGTATGAAATGACACAGTTGTACTTAATTTCTCTTCGTAGCATATGTATTAAGCATGGAAGACACTGCTGAAGGCGGGGTGCGTAGGCGAAGGCCTCTATTCGCGCGCGGTGCGATTCGTACTCGTCGGGCCCAGACCGCTCCCACTGCTAGAGCTCTGGTactttttaatgagttttttaaCGTTAAACATGAGCCTGACGTATACTACGATAGTATCGGtgtattcatgagaaaattcttACGTTTTATTACTATGTATTTGGCGGatgaataatgttatttttgtagGTATAATGTGTCTATGTTAAAGATTGACATCCTCTCCtctgtttcatttatttcatttatgtgCGATGTTTGTTGATTTGACCTGAACTTATTtgattgattttgttttgttttaatgtattgtttttttaactgTGTTTGATTCTCAGTGTATATATTTGTCTCTACCGCATAAGCGTTTTAGCATCCTTAGCTGTAAGTTTATGCATGTGActggaataaagaaaaatacctattgaaaataaaaataacttgtatgtGCTGTGTTTACATACAAATAAGAATaagcacaaaaaaaatatttttgccgATCTTtaaatgcttttaataatttgGCTGTGTTCGGATAAAAACCGACCAAATTTAACGACGAACTTAAAATGGTAAATGCGTAAATCATTGTTAGAAAAACGTAAAAAACACAGCACCCTCAGAGCGCGATTCCGAGTCGCATTGAACGGTTTTTATAATCTAGAAATTCTCCGTTTTCCTACTTATACATCCTATCGCTtgaaaaactatttactttACAAATGAACAAGTGTTCCCGTATTTATTCTGGTGGTGTGTGAAATTTATTAGCTACGTTTCTCTGTCAAGATCCATCAAATACTTATAGCAAAAAATCTACATCTgtattaaataactttaatagATATGCCTATAATTTTTGTAATAGCTACAGGTGTGCTTCGATTACGAAGACCATAAGTGATTAATATACATGGATTGAGGCTATTGGGCTGGCGCGGTGTGACGGTCAGGGCTGTCACAACACAACGCTTACCGACCACTTTTCCGCGGACGCATCAGCTTAGTTTGACCTCCAGTGACGTGTAATTGTTACGAGCCACGAGATCAAGTTACACGTTATGCTCATAGTCGAGACAAAACATTATGTCAATTAAGATACCTTAATTTCGTAAGCCTGTTCTACTTACTTACAAACAAACATGTAATGATTCTGTAATGTAAAGTGTAGCAATTATCCTCAAAGTTTGTTATTGTAAAGTTTAATtacctatgtatatatttttttaatcaaatgtcTAGATAATAATAGATGTTTTTGTTAGTAATATGAttactgtattgtattgtaacttaAAAACGCAAATATTTATCGCGATTAAATAGGTATGTACACATGATAAAGGATTTATTTACTACACATGATTTCacataatattaacaaataagttAAAGTTTACTTGCAGGCATCCGATTGCCAACAACTCGTCCTACCTGTTTGCATACCGTTTCTTACTTTGGATTCATTGACTTCAATTTGGGAGTATAACTGCGTATAAGTGCATAGGTAcaggtacctacttactgtcGCTGCACCGTGCACCGCGTCCGCGCCTGTTGCAGAGGTCCTGCGTTGTTAATCAAGATATCCTCTCGTTGGTGTCAAAGTTATTTGACATAAGTACATTTATGATTTTCTACTCTTTCGTTGTTGAATACATCTATCTAACCTATCTAATTAGTGTTATGCGGCAGTACCTATGACTGGCAATTGCCATCGATAGTGCTAACCCTGATGGTAACTTTTGGATCCATTTAATGAAAGTTCTTCCCTGGGTTCTTCATA
The nucleotide sequence above comes from Cydia pomonella isolate Wapato2018A chromosome 2, ilCydPomo1, whole genome shotgun sequence. Encoded proteins:
- the LOC133534777 gene encoding pancreatic triacylglycerol lipase-like isoform X2, whose amino-acid sequence is MCSEKCHWKILLLFIGIFHSTQAAWLRCYKGTLDNFEVVPLTKPQLLVNSTCINHAHPTIVFTFGYRGKVGGPATTAVLSAYLATKKRNVVLLDWEKEADVGILGLPMTYVFSAVPNAKIVGDDLGKALTMLARAGMNTTRLHLLGHSLGAHVMGYAGRRARENGHVVARITGLDPARALFEGSLGVRAGLDRKCARFVDIIHSDPGGYGTTTSTGTVDFWPNYAGSGGTQPGCPNGDFDMFSPEDLCSHDRSWRLFVESIQSPTAFPSAFAPDYDTWARHPARSAHTIYMGDLVNTRASGDYFLTTGPTSPYSLGPRGLIPDDNQTRRRRSSTLTRLLKYFR
- the LOC133534777 gene encoding pancreatic triacylglycerol lipase-like isoform X1 → MCSEKCHWKILLLFIGIFHSTQAAWLRCYKGTLDNFEVVPLTKPQLLVNSTCINHAHPTIVFTFGYRGKVGGPATTAVLSAYLATKKRNVVLLDWEKEADVGILGLPMTYVFSAVPNAKIVGDDLGKALTMLARAGMNTTRLHLLGHSLGAHVMGYAGRRARENGHVVARITGLDPARALFEGSLGVRAGLDRKCARFVDIIHSDPGGYGTTTSTGTVDFWPNYAGSGGTQPGCPNGDFDMFSPEEYLDDSNSEFAEYYLTSEQIQNMTRTQKMRTITQRNLCSHDRSWRLFVESIQSPTAFPSAFAPDYDTWARHPARSAHTIYMGDLVNTRASGDYFLTTGPTSPYSLGPRGLIPDDNQTRRRRSSTLTRLLKYFR